The Glandiceps talaboti chromosome 1, keGlaTala1.1, whole genome shotgun sequence genome has a segment encoding these proteins:
- the LOC144437298 gene encoding uncharacterized protein LOC144437298 yields the protein MTLVYNSVTLYVKRLSSRMDAVEKRTPRKMSTTNSYHAKLVCAAVFIAAVSLAFNVFTAIWLYQTRQEVGILTEKLHSLETVQEVETRISKRHVTSSDEEDGREHSHCSHGVVSLSGPPGAPGPVGPRGMPGVIGPSGVAGAAGRDGQPGERGLRGSPGETGPIGIRGMKGDPGEPGASGKAGPNGLPGHKGDKGEEGPVGPSLELADIVESVRQEIGGDSGTVYVRWGRKTCPDTAELVYEGVAGGSHYSHQGSGANYQCLPLNPIYDNPVPGYQSEGMMYGSEYQTSSFAPFAALHDGDVVCAVCRAQSRTTLLMVPARNECPSEEWTREYYGYLMTAHHSHKRSEYVCMDRQAEATPGTSSNRDGALFYAVEGRCDAGALPCGPYTTGFELTCAVCTK from the exons ATGACACTGGTCTATAATAGTGTTACGTTGTATGTGAAGAGACTCAGTTCAAGGATGGATGCCGTAGAGAAGAGAACTCCTAGAAAGATGTCCACTACCAATAGCTATCATGCCAAGCTTGTTTGCGCAGCTGTTTTCATTGCAGCTGTTTCGTTGGCATTCAACGTATTCACTGCGATCTGGTTGTACCAAACCAGACAAGAAGTCGGCATTTTAACAGAAAAACTGCATAGTTTG GAAACTGTCCAGGAGGTTGAAACCAGAATATCCAAACGCCACGTCACTTCTTCAGATGAGGAAGATGGGAGAG AACACAGTCACTGTAGTCACGGTGTCGTCTCCTTATCTGGACCACCTGGTGCACCTGGTCCCGTTGGGCCACGTGGAATGCCAGGAGTGATAGGACCTTCAGGGGTCGCAGGCGCCGCTGGAAGGGATGGGCAGCCAGGTGAAAGGGGACTACGTGGATCACCCGGAGAGACAGGTCCAATAGGAATACGTGGAATGAAGGGGGATCCGGGAGAACCAGGAGCTAGTGGAAAGGCTGGACCAA ATGGTTTACCGGGACATAAGGGGGATAAGGGTGAAGAAGGACCGGTTGGCCCATCGCTTGAACTTGCAGACATCGTTGAGAGTGTACGACAAGAGATTGGAGGTGATAGTGGAACGGTATACGTTAGATGGGGAAGGAAGACTTGTCCCGATACAGCGGAACTAGTCTATGAGG GAGTCGCAGGTGGCAGCCATTATTCACATCAAGGTAGTGGAGCCAACTACCAATGTTTGCCCTTGAATCCTATATATGACAACCCAGTACCTGGATACCAAAGTGAAGGCATGATGTACGGAAGTGAATACCAAACAAGTAGCTTTGCTCCATTCGCTGCTCTACACGACGGTGATGTTGTCTGTGCAGTATGTCGTGCACAATCTCGTACCACTCTCCTCATGGTGCCAGCCCGTAACGAATGTCCGTCCGAGGAATGGACGAGGGAGTACTATGGCTATCTTATGACTGCACACCATTCACATAAACGTTCAGAGTATGTTTGTATGGATCGACAAGCAGAGGCCACACCTGGTACCAGCAGTAATAGGGACGGAGCTCTATTTTATGCAGTTGAAGGTAGATGTGATGCCGGGGCTTTACCATGTGGTCCATACACTACTGGTTTCGAATTAACATGTGCAGTTTGTACAAAATAG